From Pempheris klunzingeri isolate RE-2024b chromosome 18, fPemKlu1.hap1, whole genome shotgun sequence, a single genomic window includes:
- the batf gene encoding basic leucine zipper transcriptional factor ATF-like, with protein sequence MAQGSDSNDTSYKSPSPGSRPSSSDDAKKVMRREKNRIAAQKSRMRQTQKADSLHLESENLEKENAALRKEVKQLTEEAKYLSSVLSSHEPLCTGLTPQTPDLLYPPHHSSYHHQHITVPHYQH encoded by the exons ATGGCTCAGGGCTCTGACAGCAATGACACAAGTTACAAGTCGCCATCACCTGGAAGCAGGCCG aGCTCCTCAGATGATGCAAAGAAGGTGATGCGGCGGGAGAAGAACCGGATCGCTGCTCAGAAGAGCAGGATGAGACAAACTCAGAAAGCTGACAGCCTGCACTTG GAGAGTGAGAACCTGGAGAAGGAGAACGCTGCCCTGAGGAAGGAGGTGAAGCAGCTGACGGAGGAGGCCAAGTATCTGTCATCTGTGCTGAGCAGCCATGAACCTCTGTGCACCGGCCTGACTCCTCAGACCCCCGACCTCCTCTACCCTCCTCATCACAGCAGCTACCACCACCAGCACATCACTGTACCACACTACCAGCACTGA